A single Crateriforma conspicua DNA region contains:
- a CDS encoding ATP-binding cassette domain-containing protein, with the protein MIQVQHLTKTYEDLHRGRFVAVDRISFTVRPGEIFGLLGPNGAGKTTVLRILSTVLSPTSGIATVDGFNVESDAAEVRRRIGFVSNNTAIYERMTAWELVEYFGRLHGMGNDQLLHRMENLFDRLRMNDFRNVPGSKMSTGMRQKVSIARAMIHDPPVLVFDEATLGLDVLVARNLLSVIRSLRDAGKCLIFSTHIMSEVERLCDRIAIMHRGRILDSGSLAELTQRHREDDFEELFFGLLSRHENLDAELAEGVAS; encoded by the coding sequence GTGATCCAAGTCCAGCACCTGACCAAGACCTACGAAGATTTGCATCGCGGCAGATTTGTCGCGGTCGATCGGATCAGCTTCACCGTCCGTCCCGGCGAAATCTTTGGCTTATTGGGACCCAACGGTGCCGGCAAGACGACGGTCCTGCGAATCCTAAGCACGGTTCTGTCGCCCACATCGGGGATCGCGACGGTCGACGGGTTCAATGTCGAAAGCGATGCCGCAGAAGTCCGGCGTCGCATCGGATTCGTCAGCAACAACACGGCCATCTATGAACGGATGACGGCGTGGGAATTGGTCGAATACTTTGGCCGCTTGCACGGCATGGGCAATGACCAACTGTTGCACCGGATGGAGAACCTGTTTGATCGATTGCGGATGAATGATTTCCGTAACGTTCCGGGCAGCAAAATGTCCACGGGCATGCGGCAAAAGGTTTCGATCGCTCGGGCCATGATCCACGACCCGCCCGTGTTGGTCTTTGACGAAGCCACGTTGGGCCTGGACGTATTGGTCGCACGCAACTTGCTGTCCGTCATTCGTTCGCTGCGTGATGCGGGCAAATGCCTGATCTTTTCAACGCACATCATGAGCGAAGTCGAACGCCTGTGCGATCGCATCGCCATCATGCACCGCGGGCGAATCCTGGACAGCGGATCGTTGGCCGAATTGACCCAACGCCATCGTGAGGATGACTTCGAAGAATTGTTCTTTGGTCTGCTTAGCCGCCACGAAAACTTGGATGCCGAATTGGCCGAAGGAGTCGCATCATGA
- a CDS encoding homoserine dehydrogenase, with amino-acid sequence MNKTNVAIVGLGTVGSGVAKLLLDHGDRTARHAGRTMWLKKAVVRDLNKPRDVELPDGVATDTLADVLDDPDITVVAQLIGGLEPARTIMLQLMEAGKDIVTANKALLAEHGPELFSKARELGRSIAFEAAVAGGIPIVANISQCLSANQITTLEGILNGTSNFIVSQMDRYGSAYDDVVRKAQELGYAEADPTMDVDGTDAAQKLAILAHLAFGATIHWSDIPRTGIDGLDPADLRYSSELGYRIKLVATAHQADDGLELSVAPTLVPLGTPLAEVRDAFNAIRVVGDAVGPVFYHGLGAGQMPTASAVVADLIDTAVGRTKITFQTLAYFTSDHPARTKQRDTDRLAGRYYLRLSVGNHPGALAKIADVLAQHDISISSVIQHENQPDQAGQQQTDPVPLVIMTHEAGEGAARRATEQIEGLSIVQGPVVRLRVKA; translated from the coding sequence ATGAATAAGACAAACGTTGCCATTGTGGGTTTGGGGACCGTTGGTTCCGGCGTCGCCAAACTGTTGTTGGATCACGGGGATCGTACCGCGCGACACGCGGGCCGCACGATGTGGCTGAAAAAAGCCGTCGTCCGCGACCTGAACAAGCCCCGTGATGTCGAATTGCCCGACGGCGTGGCCACTGACACTTTGGCCGACGTGTTGGACGATCCCGATATCACGGTCGTTGCACAATTGATCGGCGGTCTGGAACCGGCCCGGACGATCATGCTGCAATTGATGGAAGCCGGCAAGGACATTGTCACGGCGAACAAAGCCCTGTTGGCCGAACACGGTCCGGAACTGTTTTCCAAAGCACGCGAACTGGGCCGCAGCATCGCATTTGAAGCAGCCGTTGCCGGCGGAATCCCGATCGTCGCCAACATCAGCCAGTGCCTGTCGGCCAACCAGATCACGACGTTGGAAGGCATCTTGAACGGCACCAGCAATTTCATCGTCAGCCAAATGGACCGCTACGGTTCGGCCTATGACGACGTTGTTCGCAAAGCCCAAGAATTGGGGTACGCCGAGGCCGATCCGACGATGGACGTCGACGGAACCGATGCCGCACAAAAACTGGCGATCTTGGCCCACCTGGCGTTCGGCGCGACGATCCACTGGTCGGACATTCCCCGCACCGGCATCGACGGCTTGGATCCAGCGGACCTGCGGTATTCCAGCGAACTGGGCTATCGCATCAAGCTGGTTGCCACCGCACATCAGGCCGATGACGGACTGGAACTGTCCGTCGCACCAACGCTGGTTCCTTTGGGGACGCCGTTGGCCGAGGTACGTGACGCATTCAACGCGATCCGCGTCGTCGGCGATGCCGTCGGCCCGGTTTTCTATCATGGCTTGGGGGCCGGCCAGATGCCCACCGCTTCGGCCGTCGTCGCAGACTTGATCGATACTGCCGTCGGCCGGACCAAAATCACGTTTCAAACGCTGGCCTATTTCACGTCCGATCACCCGGCACGCACGAAACAACGTGACACCGATCGCTTGGCCGGCCGTTATTACCTGCGACTCAGCGTGGGGAACCATCCCGGTGCGTTGGCAAAGATTGCGGATGTTTTGGCCCAGCACGACATCTCGATCAGCTCGGTGATCCAGCACGAAAACCAGCCCGACCAGGCCGGTCAGCAACAAACCGATCCGGTGCCGCTGGTGATCATGACACACGAAGCCGGCGAAGGTGCCGCCCGCCGCGCGACCGAGCAAATCGAAGGATTGTCGATCGTCCAGGGTCCGGTCGTACGGCTGCGCGTCAAAGCGTGA
- a CDS encoding 5'/3'-nucleotidase SurE, which produces MQTSNETNESQFKILLTNDDGIDAPGIAAMEKSVRGVLDSGAVADLMDKFAMRPQIIVAAPDQCRSECGHGVTTGRVLEANRIEDDRYSIDGTPVDCVRAFAISHQVDAVLSGVNAGANLGVDLLVSGTFAAAREASSHGIASMAASQYRHPGIERRWDHVPVWMRAVLEEFLTLVIQNRQVSDRPQRVPLWNVNMPALPPESEIPPRVMCDVDRLPHARTVRHEDGRIHFDLNFQNRPREKGRDVDQCFAGNITISQLGFTVC; this is translated from the coding sequence GTGCAAACATCCAACGAAACGAACGAATCCCAGTTCAAGATTCTGTTGACCAATGATGACGGAATCGATGCACCCGGCATCGCGGCGATGGAAAAGTCGGTCCGTGGCGTGCTGGACAGTGGCGCTGTTGCCGACTTGATGGACAAGTTTGCGATGCGTCCTCAGATCATCGTCGCCGCACCCGATCAATGCCGCAGCGAATGCGGCCATGGTGTGACCACCGGCCGGGTCTTGGAAGCCAACCGAATCGAAGATGATCGATATAGTATTGACGGCACGCCGGTGGACTGTGTCCGAGCCTTTGCGATCAGCCACCAGGTGGATGCGGTGCTTTCTGGCGTGAACGCGGGAGCAAACTTGGGTGTCGATCTGTTGGTCAGCGGGACCTTTGCCGCCGCTAGGGAAGCGTCCAGCCACGGGATCGCATCGATGGCCGCGTCGCAATACCGCCATCCTGGGATTGAACGTCGCTGGGACCACGTTCCGGTGTGGATGCGCGCGGTGTTGGAAGAATTTTTGACGCTGGTCATCCAGAATCGGCAAGTTTCCGATCGACCGCAGCGGGTTCCACTGTGGAATGTGAATATGCCAGCATTGCCTCCCGAATCGGAGATACCGCCGCGAGTGATGTGCGACGTCGACCGTTTACCGCACGCTAGAACGGTGCGTCACGAAGACGGGCGGATCCATTTCGACCTGAATTTCCAGAATCGACCGCGAGAGAAAGGGCGCGATGTGGACCAGTGCTTTGCCGGAAACATCACGATCAGCCAGCTAGGCTTCACCGTTTGTTGA
- a CDS encoding carbon storage regulator, whose translation MLVLSRKVGEKLIIGDNIVLTLNKISGNRVAIGIEAPREVSIVRGELQKAILAESGDSNCGRSLEEMSGVSIASMPDC comes from the coding sequence ATGCTGGTTCTTAGTCGTAAAGTTGGTGAGAAGCTGATCATCGGTGACAACATCGTTTTGACGCTGAACAAGATCAGTGGAAACCGCGTTGCTATCGGGATTGAAGCCCCTCGCGAAGTTTCAATCGTGCGTGGGGAATTGCAAAAGGCGATCCTTGCCGAATCCGGCGACTCCAACTGCGGACGCAGCCTGGAGGAGATGTCGGGCGTCTCGATCGCCAGCATGCCTGATTGCTAG
- a CDS encoding serine hydrolase domain-containing protein has product MRLPKRWAFVRSDIRRLNPGVALVASTLLIVATGICRGELPDAGPARVGIDGQALAAIRPMVLDAIDQGEMAGCVIMAGRRGNVFYQQAFGHRQVQPVKKAMTVDTVFDLASLTKPIATATSVMVLWDQNKVDLDDPIVRFRPATVDPQLRDATVRQLMTHQAGYLPDNALADYQQGPGQALANIDRLNARYSPGTRFVYSDVGFILLGDIVGRQSGMDLHTFSQRYVFQPLGMKQTGYLPPANLAAQAAATEKRNGRWMVGEVHDPRAYAMGGVAGHAGLFSTAADLAIYAQMMLNDGVYQDVRVLSADAVDQMTRPHEIVEGEKVSVRGLGWDIHSGYSSNRGPGMSDTAFGHGGFTGTVLWIDPAKDLFFIFLSNRMHPDGKGSVNRLAGKIAGVIVDAIDVPAVR; this is encoded by the coding sequence ATGAGATTGCCAAAACGCTGGGCCTTCGTCCGGAGCGATATCAGACGTTTGAACCCGGGTGTTGCCTTGGTTGCGTCGACGTTGTTGATTGTTGCGACGGGAATTTGCCGCGGTGAACTGCCCGATGCCGGTCCAGCACGTGTTGGGATTGATGGTCAGGCATTGGCTGCGATCCGTCCGATGGTTCTGGATGCGATCGACCAGGGTGAAATGGCCGGTTGCGTGATCATGGCGGGGCGTCGCGGCAACGTCTTTTATCAACAGGCGTTCGGACACCGGCAAGTCCAGCCCGTGAAAAAGGCGATGACGGTGGACACGGTTTTCGACCTGGCATCGTTGACCAAGCCGATTGCGACGGCAACCAGTGTGATGGTGCTGTGGGATCAAAACAAAGTCGATCTTGATGATCCCATTGTCCGTTTCCGCCCGGCAACGGTGGACCCGCAGCTTCGCGATGCGACGGTTCGCCAATTGATGACGCACCAGGCGGGCTATCTTCCCGACAATGCATTGGCGGATTACCAGCAGGGACCTGGCCAAGCTTTGGCCAACATCGATCGCCTGAACGCGCGGTATTCGCCGGGGACTCGGTTCGTCTATTCCGATGTTGGCTTCATCCTGTTGGGCGATATCGTCGGGCGGCAAAGCGGGATGGACCTGCACACGTTTTCACAACGCTATGTTTTTCAACCGCTGGGGATGAAGCAAACGGGGTATCTGCCGCCGGCAAATCTGGCGGCACAGGCGGCGGCGACCGAAAAACGCAACGGACGCTGGATGGTGGGCGAGGTGCATGACCCTCGCGCGTATGCGATGGGCGGTGTCGCGGGGCATGCGGGACTTTTTTCCACCGCCGCGGACCTGGCGATCTACGCACAGATGATGCTGAACGACGGCGTGTATCAGGACGTGCGTGTCTTGTCCGCCGATGCCGTGGATCAGATGACCCGGCCGCATGAGATTGTCGAAGGCGAAAAGGTCAGTGTTCGCGGACTGGGCTGGGACATCCACTCGGGCTATTCATCGAACCGGGGCCCCGGGATGTCCGATACCGCGTTCGGGCACGGCGGATTCACCGGGACGGTGTTGTGGATCGATCCGGCGAAAGATCTGTTTTTTATCTTTCTGAGCAACCGTATGCACCCGGACGGCAAAGGATCGGTGAATCGGTTGGCTGGCAAGATCGCCGGCGTGATCGTTGATGCGATCGATGTGCCGGCGGTGCGATGA
- the mtnA gene encoding S-methyl-5-thioribose-1-phosphate isomerase, with the protein MSTATETAETIIFRDGQLDLLDQTKLPTELTRLVCTNIEQAHDAIRRLVVRGAPAIGIAAAYGVLLQGRDADRQAFGEAMDYLATSRPTAVNLFWAMDRMRDVMNSHDDDATLYERLHREAVTIHDEDRRMCRSIGANGAALIQGCRNVLTHCNAGGLATSMWGTALAPIYHMHEQGKAPHVFADETRPLLQGARLTAWELSQAGVAVTVLTDSMSGGLMRCGKVDAVIVGADRIAANGDAANKIGTYPLAVLAKYHNIPFYVAAPTNTFDLKLPAGDQIPIEQRHRDEVARPGGVQFVPDAADVINPAFDVTPAELIDAIVTEKGVIRSPTTETVGQHFAN; encoded by the coding sequence ATGTCGACCGCCACCGAAACCGCTGAAACGATCATCTTTCGCGACGGCCAACTGGATCTGTTGGACCAGACGAAATTGCCCACCGAATTGACCCGACTGGTCTGTACGAACATCGAACAAGCGCATGACGCGATCCGTCGTCTGGTCGTTCGCGGGGCACCGGCGATCGGCATCGCCGCCGCGTATGGCGTCTTGCTGCAAGGTCGTGATGCGGACCGCCAAGCCTTTGGCGAAGCGATGGATTATCTGGCGACCAGTCGTCCGACGGCGGTCAATCTGTTCTGGGCGATGGACCGCATGCGCGACGTGATGAACTCGCATGACGACGACGCGACGCTGTATGAACGTCTGCATCGCGAAGCGGTCACCATTCACGACGAAGACCGCCGGATGTGCCGCAGCATTGGTGCCAACGGCGCGGCGCTGATCCAAGGGTGTCGAAACGTACTGACACACTGCAATGCCGGTGGGTTGGCCACTTCGATGTGGGGCACCGCGTTGGCGCCGATTTATCACATGCACGAACAAGGCAAAGCACCCCATGTCTTTGCCGATGAAACGCGACCGCTGCTACAGGGTGCTCGGCTGACCGCATGGGAATTGTCACAGGCCGGCGTCGCGGTCACCGTGCTGACCGATTCCATGTCCGGCGGCCTGATGCGCTGCGGCAAAGTCGACGCGGTCATCGTGGGTGCCGACCGGATCGCAGCCAACGGCGATGCAGCCAACAAAATCGGAACCTATCCATTGGCGGTCTTGGCCAAGTACCACAATATCCCGTTTTACGTCGCCGCACCGACCAACACGTTCGACTTAAAGTTACCGGCCGGCGACCAGATCCCGATCGAACAACGCCATCGTGACGAAGTGGCACGGCCCGGCGGCGTTCAATTCGTCCCCGATGCGGCGGACGTAATCAATCCCGCTTTCGACGTCACGCCGGCCGAGCTGATCGACGCCATCGTGACCGAGAAAGGCGTCATTCGTTCGCCGACGACGGAGACCGTTGGCCAACACTTCGCAAACTGA
- a CDS encoding dihydrodipicolinate synthase family protein: MKTQPFQASDLPESVIAVPPLARDADGVVDGDENDKIIRHLEAGGIRCLLYGGNAVLYHMRLTEYEDMLSLVADSAGPDTVVVPSVGPSFGLAMDQTDVLADYPFPTAMLLPSRDIVDQQGIAAGIRAISNALGKPVVLYIKFDQWLYPDVVRGLEDDGVISWIKYAVVRDDPSDDDYLRSLLDVFPAERMVSGIGEQPAIAHVRGFGLAGFTSGCVCIAPRRSMDMLGALQAGDLEVAETIRQSFRPLEDLRDSISPIRVLHHAVQLAGIAQTGPLLPMLSDLPSDQLDQIQNAVQQVSRNVSL, from the coding sequence ATGAAAACGCAGCCCTTCCAAGCGTCCGATTTGCCTGAATCCGTCATCGCCGTTCCGCCGCTGGCACGGGACGCCGACGGAGTGGTCGACGGCGACGAAAACGACAAAATCATTCGCCACTTGGAAGCCGGCGGCATCCGGTGCTTGTTGTACGGCGGAAACGCAGTGCTGTATCACATGCGGCTGACGGAATACGAGGACATGCTGTCTCTGGTCGCCGATTCGGCCGGCCCCGACACCGTCGTTGTCCCGTCGGTCGGTCCGTCGTTCGGATTGGCGATGGATCAGACTGATGTCTTGGCGGATTATCCGTTCCCCACCGCCATGCTGTTGCCATCGCGTGACATCGTCGACCAACAGGGCATCGCCGCTGGCATCCGCGCGATCAGCAACGCACTTGGCAAACCGGTCGTCTTGTACATCAAGTTTGATCAATGGCTGTATCCCGACGTCGTCCGTGGACTGGAGGACGACGGAGTCATCAGCTGGATCAAGTACGCCGTCGTTCGCGACGATCCGTCGGATGATGATTATCTGCGTTCGCTGTTGGACGTGTTCCCGGCGGAGCGGATGGTCAGCGGGATCGGAGAACAACCCGCCATCGCTCACGTTCGTGGATTCGGCTTGGCCGGTTTCACCAGCGGATGTGTGTGTATCGCGCCGCGTCGTTCGATGGACATGCTGGGTGCATTGCAGGCCGGTGACTTGGAGGTCGCTGAAACGATTCGTCAATCGTTCCGGCCGCTGGAAGATCTGCGTGATTCGATCAGCCCGATTCGAGTGTTACATCACGCCGTGCAACTGGCGGGTATCGCACAAACGGGCCCGCTGTTGCCCATGCTTAGCGATTTGCCGTCGGACCAACTGGATCAAATCCAAAACGCCGTCCAGCAAGTCAGCCGCAACGTTTCGCTTTAG
- the araD gene encoding L-arabinonate dehydratase, giving the protein MDSKPTSPAGNTNESRDPARLRSHRWFGPDDLRSFGHRSRLKGAGFDDADFQGKPVIGILNTWSDLNTCHSHFPQRADEVRRGILQAGGFPVEVPVLSLGEMLMKPTTMLYRNLLAMEVEEVLRCHPIDAAVLMGGCDKTVPALLMGSISADIPSIFLPAGPMLKARWKDQTLGSGSDVWKYWDERLAGNLCDADWKGIENCIARSAGTCMTMGTASTMACITEAMGFSLSGAACTPSVLSQHSRLATQTGRRAVDMAWEDLRPSKFMTAGSIDNGVITSLSIGGSTNAIVHLIAIAGRLGIDLTMDRFDQLSDRTPVLGDIRPGGRYLMEDFYDAGGLPALLNRMTDLLDTDALTVSGVTLGQQISGAEVIDDEVIRPRDNPVSPVGGTCVLRGNLAPSGCVIKSIAADKRLLKHRGPALVFDNYPAMKAAINDPDLDASADSVLILRNAGPLGAPGFPEWGMLPIPQKLLRQGVRDMVRISDARMSGTSYGTCVLHIAPESAASGPLALVQTGDMIAIDVEARTIHWEVDDDEAERRRSAWVAPDVTPPRGYGRLYAKHVTQADQGCDFDFLVGRSPDAEPSIH; this is encoded by the coding sequence ATGGATTCGAAACCGACGTCCCCGGCCGGCAACACGAATGAATCGCGTGACCCGGCACGTCTGCGTTCTCACCGCTGGTTCGGCCCCGATGACCTTCGCAGTTTCGGTCATCGTTCTCGATTGAAGGGCGCCGGTTTCGATGATGCGGACTTTCAGGGCAAACCCGTCATCGGGATTTTGAATACCTGGAGCGACCTGAACACTTGCCATTCGCACTTTCCCCAGCGTGCCGACGAAGTGCGTCGGGGGATTCTGCAGGCCGGCGGTTTCCCTGTGGAAGTCCCCGTATTGTCGCTGGGCGAAATGCTGATGAAGCCCACGACGATGTTGTATCGCAACCTGTTGGCGATGGAGGTCGAAGAAGTCCTGCGTTGCCACCCGATCGACGCGGCGGTGTTGATGGGCGGATGTGACAAGACCGTCCCGGCATTGTTGATGGGCTCGATCAGCGCCGACATCCCGTCGATCTTTCTGCCGGCCGGCCCGATGTTGAAAGCCCGCTGGAAAGACCAAACCTTGGGCAGCGGCAGCGACGTTTGGAAGTATTGGGACGAACGTCTGGCGGGCAACCTGTGTGACGCGGATTGGAAAGGCATCGAAAACTGCATCGCCCGCAGTGCCGGGACCTGCATGACGATGGGCACCGCCAGCACCATGGCATGCATCACCGAAGCGATGGGCTTCAGCCTGTCCGGTGCCGCTTGCACGCCGTCGGTCTTGTCCCAGCATTCGCGTTTGGCCACGCAAACCGGACGCCGCGCCGTCGACATGGCGTGGGAAGATCTTCGGCCGTCCAAGTTCATGACCGCCGGTTCGATCGACAACGGCGTGATCACGTCTCTGTCGATCGGTGGCAGCACCAACGCCATCGTTCACCTGATCGCGATCGCCGGGCGTCTGGGCATCGACCTGACGATGGACCGGTTCGATCAACTTTCCGATCGCACTCCGGTGCTGGGCGATATCCGACCGGGCGGTCGTTACCTGATGGAAGACTTCTATGACGCCGGCGGCTTGCCCGCACTGTTGAATCGGATGACGGATTTGCTGGACACCGATGCGTTGACCGTCTCCGGTGTGACGCTGGGCCAACAGATCAGCGGCGCCGAAGTGATCGACGACGAAGTGATTCGTCCGCGTGACAATCCCGTTTCACCCGTCGGTGGAACCTGTGTGCTGCGTGGCAACTTGGCCCCATCAGGATGCGTGATCAAATCCATTGCCGCCGACAAACGATTGCTAAAGCACCGCGGACCGGCGTTGGTGTTTGACAACTATCCGGCAATGAAAGCGGCGATCAACGATCCGGACTTGGACGCCAGTGCCGACAGCGTGCTGATTCTGCGTAACGCCGGTCCCTTAGGCGCCCCCGGCTTTCCCGAATGGGGCATGTTGCCGATTCCACAAAAACTGTTGCGGCAGGGCGTTCGAGACATGGTCCGCATCAGTGACGCGCGGATGAGCGGGACCAGTTACGGCACCTGCGTACTACACATTGCACCGGAGAGTGCCGCATCCGGGCCGCTGGCTCTGGTTCAAACCGGTGACATGATCGCAATCGACGTCGAAGCCAGAACGATCCACTGGGAAGTCGACGATGATGAAGCGGAGCGTCGACGGTCCGCTTGGGTCGCCCCCGATGTGACGCCGCCGCGCGGATACGGCCGGTTGTACGCCAAGCATGTCACCCAAGCCGACCAAGGCTGTGATTTTGACTTCTTGGTCGGACGCAGCCCCGACGCGGAACCATCGATCCACTGA